TCCGGGGAAACAGAGCCACCAAAGCACATGCAGATGGTTTTAATGCATTTGCATCACCAAACTTATCACCGCTTGCGCAATCAGGGATTAACATACAATTGATTGAGGGAAAATTGAGTCCCTATGTTGAACAGTCACTGCAGGTCACTCCAATAAAGTCTCAAAAAATAGCTATTTTATATTTGTATCCAGGTATATCTGTAGACATGGTTAAAAGTGTCATTACTGAAGATGTTAAAGGTTTAATCTTGCTTAGTTTTGGTGTTGGCAATGCACCACAACAGCCAGAATTTCTCGAGATACTAAAATCTGCAACTGATAAAGGCACCGTTATTGTAAACCTTACCCAATGTATTCAAGGTCAAGTGAATATGGGTGGCTATGCAACAGGCAATGCTTTGCTTAATTGTGGCGTATTAAGTGGTTATGACATGACACTAGAAGCGTGCTTAACTAAATTACACTATCTGTTTAGTCAAAATCTTGAGTTAGAAACTGTCAGACACCTGATGCAAGATAATATGCGTGGCGAACTAACACGATAGATGTGCTGAAAATTACCCTTTTCTTGCAAATAAAAAAGGTCAGCAGTGCTGACCTTTTAAATGAAAACTATTTTATCACCTGACTTTTTCGTCTATCTCAACTAAATCAGTAAGGTGACATGTTTCTCCTGAATGCGTTTTGATACCATGCTCACCGAAATAGTCACGTTGTGCTTGGACTAAATGACCATTACTAGGCGTACTTAAAGTTGCAATGTAAGTTTGCGTTGAACTCAATACAGGGAATGCAAGACCTGATGAGATAGCAAGACCTGTGACCTTACGAAGTGCAAGTGATTCAGCTTTTAATGTATCAATAAATTCTACACCTTCAGCAATATCATCCAAATAATCTGCTCTGATGATACAGCCTGCACGCCAAGTTTGAAGCGTTTTACCAAGGTCTACTTTCCATTGATGTGCACGTGAAGCGCCTTTAATTAACGCTAGCCCTTGACGATAACATAGAAGACTAGCCAGATAGAAAGCCGATTTAAGTTCATCTAAATCAATGTCGATTTTGCCAGTTTGCTGCGAAGCATAGGTCATTTCTTTT
The Pseudoalteromonas phenolica genome window above contains:
- the ansA gene encoding asparaginase — protein: MKRKKIYIAYTGGTIGMKQSSRGYVPVAGYLTETVKNNAEFTREEMPLFDIHEYCPLIDSSDMSPHHWQQIADDIKSKYDQYDGFVVLHGTDTMAYTASALSFMFENLTKPVIVTGSQIPLSQLRSDGQVNLLNAMYLAANYPIAEVSLFFNNQLFRGNRATKAHADGFNAFASPNLSPLAQSGINIQLIEGKLSPYVEQSLQVTPIKSQKIAILYLYPGISVDMVKSVITEDVKGLILLSFGVGNAPQQPEFLEILKSATDKGTVIVNLTQCIQGQVNMGGYATGNALLNCGVLSGYDMTLEACLTKLHYLFSQNLELETVRHLMQDNMRGELTR